Proteins from a genomic interval of Kitasatospora kifunensis:
- a CDS encoding L,D-transpeptidase, producing the protein MRAIRVGAALAVGGTLLLATACGGGTGSPKAGSAPVAAASGSPAAPATSASPTSSAVVDIEPKDGTQNATPDALKVAVTSGKLSQVTVTDKSGQAVQGSISADGSSWVPAAGLSVADSYQVKAEATDAKGVATTATSSFSTLTPAKTSRSQDNVITGSTYGVGMIVSFDFGMPIQNKQAVEKAITFETSDGSQLKGHWMGNNRLDLRPQNFWQPNTQVKVHIRLKSVEVSPGVYGGSDRDESFSIGRSQVSTVDAAAHTMTVQTNGQVTEVIPISSGSDDHPTYNGTMVIEAKEGTAHMTSASVPGLKPGEYDLEVPHSMRLTDSGTYVHGNNWSSASTFGSANVSHGCVGLQDAPGNAGGTDTPAAKFYAASLVGDVVKVFNSKASQVAPDNGLSGWNMPWNTW; encoded by the coding sequence ATGCGCGCGATACGCGTCGGAGCGGCACTGGCTGTCGGTGGCACCCTGCTGCTGGCCACGGCCTGCGGTGGCGGCACCGGCAGCCCGAAGGCCGGCAGTGCGCCCGTGGCGGCGGCGAGCGGCTCACCCGCGGCGCCGGCCACCTCGGCGTCCCCGACCTCGAGTGCCGTGGTCGACATCGAGCCGAAGGACGGCACCCAGAACGCCACTCCCGACGCGCTCAAGGTCGCGGTCACCAGCGGCAAGCTGAGCCAGGTGACGGTGACCGACAAGAGCGGCCAGGCGGTGCAGGGCAGCATCTCGGCCGACGGGAGCAGCTGGGTACCGGCGGCCGGCCTGTCGGTGGCCGACTCCTACCAGGTGAAGGCCGAGGCCACCGACGCCAAGGGCGTTGCCACCACCGCCACCAGCAGCTTCAGCACGCTGACCCCGGCCAAGACCTCGCGCAGCCAGGACAACGTCATCACCGGCTCCACCTACGGCGTCGGGATGATCGTCTCGTTCGACTTCGGCATGCCGATCCAGAACAAGCAGGCGGTGGAGAAGGCGATCACCTTCGAGACCTCCGACGGCTCCCAGCTCAAGGGCCACTGGATGGGCAACAACCGGCTCGACCTGCGTCCGCAGAACTTCTGGCAGCCCAACACCCAGGTGAAGGTCCACATCCGGCTGAAGAGCGTGGAGGTCTCGCCCGGCGTCTACGGCGGCTCGGACCGGGACGAGTCGTTCAGCATCGGCCGCTCGCAGGTCAGCACGGTGGACGCGGCCGCCCACACCATGACGGTGCAGACCAACGGCCAGGTCACCGAGGTGATCCCGATCAGCTCGGGCTCGGACGACCACCCGACCTACAACGGGACCATGGTGATCGAGGCCAAGGAGGGCACCGCCCACATGACCTCCGCCTCGGTGCCGGGCCTCAAGCCGGGCGAGTACGACCTCGAGGTGCCGCACTCGATGCGCCTGACCGACTCGGGCACCTACGTGCACGGCAACAACTGGTCCTCGGCGAGCACCTTCGGCAGCGCGAACGTCAGCCACGGCTGCGTCGGCCTGCAGGATGCCCCCGGCAACGCGGGCGGTACCGATACTCCGGCGGCCAAGTTCTACGCGGCCTCGCTGGTGGGTGACGTGGTGAAGGTGTTCAACTCCAAGGCGTCCCAGGTGGCTCCGGACAACGGACTGAGCGGCTGGAACATGCCCTGGAACACCTGGTAG